In a single window of the Candidatus Flexicrinis proximus genome:
- a CDS encoding glycosyltransferase family 2 protein — protein MSKIAVHVVTYNSSETITICLRALLEQDTEFSLCIVDNASTDSTVEQIRALGLPVQVNIENVGYSAAHNLALKATDSEFVLTLNPDVLLQPGYLKAMLDTLERDHRLGSAAGCLLRVESLEGTPHTIDSIGVYMRCNRRQGLLKENAPIADVPLEAQPIFGPDGAAAFYRRAMLEDIAVEGEIFDEDFFMHKEDIDICWRAQLAGWTSTFQPDARAHHIRRFRPNQRQRVDPQLRMFAVRNRYLLMLKNEIPRLFWRDIVRIVVYDLAVLAYILLREPASLRGLASAWALHKRMLHKRRLIQGRRRVDAEKLAPLFVQ, from the coding sequence ATGTCGAAGATCGCTGTCCATGTCGTCACTTACAACAGCAGCGAGACAATCACGATCTGTTTGCGGGCGCTGCTCGAACAAGACACCGAGTTTTCCCTCTGCATCGTCGACAATGCGTCCACCGACTCGACCGTGGAACAGATCCGTGCGCTTGGGCTTCCCGTACAGGTCAACATTGAAAACGTCGGCTACTCGGCCGCGCACAATCTTGCGCTGAAGGCGACCGACAGCGAGTTTGTCCTGACCCTCAACCCCGACGTGCTTCTCCAACCCGGCTATCTGAAGGCGATGCTGGACACTCTGGAGCGCGACCACAGACTCGGTTCGGCTGCCGGGTGCCTGCTGCGGGTAGAGTCGCTTGAAGGCACGCCCCACACCATCGACAGTATCGGCGTCTATATGCGCTGTAACCGCCGGCAGGGTCTATTGAAGGAAAACGCGCCGATCGCCGATGTTCCGCTTGAGGCCCAGCCGATATTCGGCCCAGATGGCGCAGCCGCGTTCTACCGGCGCGCGATGCTTGAAGACATTGCCGTCGAAGGTGAAATCTTCGATGAAGACTTCTTCATGCACAAAGAGGACATCGACATCTGCTGGCGCGCGCAGCTTGCGGGCTGGACTTCTACGTTTCAACCGGATGCAAGAGCACATCACATTCGAAGGTTCCGCCCCAACCAGCGACAGCGTGTCGATCCACAGCTCAGAATGTTCGCCGTTCGCAACCGCTATCTGCTGATGCTCAAGAATGAGATTCCCCGACTCTTCTGGCGGGATATCGTGCGGATTGTAGTGTATGATCTGGCCGTCCTCGCGTATATCCTCCTGCGCGAACCGGCATCGCTTCGCGGCCTGGCTTCCGCCTGGGCTTTGCATAAGCGGATGCTTCACAAGCGTCGCCTGATCCAGGGCCGTCGGCGCGTGGATGCCGAGAAGTTAGCCCCTCTGTTCGTTCAGTGA
- a CDS encoding ABC transporter ATP-binding protein — protein sequence MTPVVVVENVSKRYMFQTYRPSLRHELGQMIARLLRRSTQGAWEQVPFWSIRNVSFSLNAGDTLGIIGSNGAGKTTLLRLLSGISEPTEGSIHVEGRFAPLIGLGAGFDYERTGRENIFLNAAILGIPLLEFKERQTTVVFISHNLEAVKKLCARTIWLEHGRIKMDGPTAEVIEAYEAAKVPGHDTAAG from the coding sequence ATGACTCCTGTGGTCGTAGTCGAAAACGTTTCCAAACGCTACATGTTCCAGACCTACCGTCCAAGTCTGCGCCATGAGCTGGGCCAGATGATTGCGCGCCTCCTCCGCCGGTCCACTCAGGGTGCTTGGGAGCAAGTTCCGTTCTGGTCAATTCGAAATGTCAGTTTTTCGCTCAACGCCGGTGACACACTAGGCATCATTGGGTCTAACGGCGCGGGGAAAACCACCCTGCTGCGCCTCCTGTCCGGCATCAGTGAGCCAACTGAAGGGAGTATTCATGTCGAGGGGCGCTTTGCGCCGCTGATCGGTCTCGGCGCAGGTTTTGACTACGAGCGTACCGGCAGAGAGAATATTTTCCTGAATGCGGCAATTCTTGGAATCCCCCTTCTGGAATTCAAGGAACGCCAGACGACCGTCGTATTCATCTCGCACAATCTGGAGGCAGTGAAGAAGCTCTGTGCCCGCACCATCTGGCTGGAACATGGCCGGATCAAAATGGATGGCCCGACAGCTGAGGTCATCGAGGCCTACGAAGCGGCTAAGGTTCCGGGCCATGACACAGCCGCAGGTTGA
- a CDS encoding ABC transporter permease — translation MRIAIGSPLGDDYSAFPPAILLFIVLGAIAAFGVRQTLKAQPGKRTDFLAAVAGILVSAVLLVLLLPSVSQLQVIYFVLGSAAIAGTILVVTPTRHPLTVSLARLWQNRTLISLWVRYNVTSRYSQTALGILWIVMLPVATAFILTFVFSYIFQARDIGNVPFISFFLSGLMFWALFTQGILNGTVSIVTNVNLINQIYFPREVLVIVKLGEALVDLVFVFVVTLVINFFVGVYPNVNYIYLPVLLLIQLAFMLGVMLFTSYLTVLIRDLQPLITVVIQLLFYLTPLMYPIDILTPNLAELVKFLNPIAALINAYRDVIVYNRPPDFASLYFAIVLSGVLLYCGYMCFKSIERRLADFR, via the coding sequence TTGAGAATCGCTATTGGCTCGCCATTGGGTGACGACTATTCGGCCTTCCCTCCTGCGATCCTGCTGTTCATCGTCTTGGGCGCCATCGCGGCGTTTGGCGTTCGCCAGACGCTCAAGGCTCAGCCAGGCAAACGCACAGACTTTCTGGCTGCGGTGGCCGGGATTCTGGTGTCGGCCGTGCTGCTCGTCCTGCTCTTGCCGTCGGTCTCGCAGCTTCAGGTCATCTATTTCGTCCTGGGCAGTGCTGCGATCGCCGGGACCATCCTCGTGGTCACGCCCACTCGGCATCCGCTGACCGTCTCTTTGGCGCGGCTCTGGCAGAATCGCACGTTGATCTCCCTGTGGGTGCGCTACAACGTCACTTCGCGTTACAGCCAGACGGCGTTGGGCATCCTGTGGATCGTCATGCTCCCCGTCGCAACCGCATTCATATTGACCTTTGTCTTTTCCTATATTTTTCAGGCGCGCGACATCGGCAATGTTCCGTTCATTTCGTTCTTCCTCTCTGGGTTGATGTTCTGGGCACTGTTCACGCAGGGTATCCTGAACGGCACCGTTAGCATCGTCACCAACGTTAACCTGATTAATCAGATCTATTTCCCGCGCGAAGTCCTGGTGATCGTCAAACTGGGTGAAGCTCTTGTTGACCTGGTTTTCGTATTTGTTGTGACTCTGGTGATCAACTTCTTCGTCGGTGTCTATCCCAATGTGAACTACATCTACCTTCCCGTGCTGCTGCTGATCCAGCTGGCCTTCATGCTGGGTGTGATGCTCTTTACCAGCTACCTGACCGTCCTCATCCGGGACTTGCAGCCGCTGATCACCGTCGTCATTCAGCTGCTCTTCTATCTGACTCCTCTGATGTACCCGATCGACATCCTCACGCCGAACCTGGCTGAACTGGTCAAGTTCCTGAATCCGATCGCCGCCCTGATCAACGCCTACCGAGACGTGATCGTCTACAATCGCCCTCCCGACTTCGCAAGCCTCTATTTCGCGATCGTGCTTTCCGGGGTCCTCCTCTACTGCGGCTATATGTGCTTCAAATCGATTGAGCGCAGACTGGCGGATTTCCGATGA
- a CDS encoding WecB/TagA/CpsF family glycosyltransferase produces MPRTIDDLPVHPLIFDKAIETLEQWAREPAARYVSTCTVYTLMKGLEDERVFAALKSADMLTADGMPLVWLQRLQGHRTAERVYGPDLMLALLKKTANDPGVRHFFYGGLPGIPEKLEAALMQRISGVQSAGAVSPPIGEVGDAVDEAVVELLNSSGAQVIWVGLGSPKQDVWMKMYRPVIKAPLMIGVGAAFDFISGTKAQAPSWMRTRGLEWLYRLYQEPRRLWKRYIVYNTIFVAAVIRSYFRR; encoded by the coding sequence ATGCCCCGTACTATCGACGACCTCCCCGTTCATCCGCTGATTTTCGATAAGGCGATCGAAACCCTGGAACAATGGGCGCGCGAGCCGGCTGCCCGGTACGTATCGACCTGTACCGTCTATACCCTCATGAAAGGCCTGGAAGACGAGAGGGTCTTCGCGGCGCTAAAGAGCGCGGACATGCTTACGGCGGATGGGATGCCGCTGGTCTGGCTGCAGCGGCTCCAAGGACACCGGACTGCCGAGCGGGTCTACGGGCCAGATCTGATGCTGGCGCTGTTGAAGAAGACCGCCAACGACCCTGGAGTAAGACACTTCTTCTACGGAGGGCTTCCGGGCATCCCGGAGAAACTCGAAGCCGCGCTAATGCAGCGAATAAGCGGCGTTCAAAGTGCTGGCGCGGTTTCTCCTCCAATTGGAGAGGTCGGCGATGCGGTCGACGAGGCGGTCGTCGAACTTCTTAACAGCTCCGGCGCCCAGGTGATCTGGGTGGGATTGGGCTCACCGAAGCAGGATGTGTGGATGAAGATGTATCGCCCCGTGATCAAGGCCCCACTGATGATCGGAGTGGGGGCGGCATTCGACTTCATTTCCGGGACGAAGGCACAGGCGCCTTCCTGGATGCGGACTCGGGGGTTGGAGTGGCTGTATCGGCTGTATCAGGAGCCAAGAAGGCTCTGGAAACGGTATATTGTGTACAACACCATTTTCGTGGCGGCCGTCATCAGGTCATATTTTAGGCGGTAA
- a CDS encoding sugar transferase, which produces MLRTRIEYYQLIIDIVLAVAALYASYVIRSAVPLGRQTIAEMLVVPQQLYVIVLAIWLLMFYQYDVYVRKFGTKFRFRILNLLRSHAIASFLYLGVLYLTYRDVSRLQSLYFIAMFAAGTVVSRVVIRLVEIKFLERDDNRFHVVIIGTNLSAARLIARIRENPRNNLKVVGIFSLRDVEPPSGELLHDLLGTVDDVPKFIRHQHVDEVIIASNWYSEVVAQQISKIMYDLQPFPVAIRLAPDYSDLSYFHVVTEDFEGLPLIGLRTPIFSPSQRLLKRWLDIVVSLTIVILGSPVFALVALAIRWDSRGPIILRQQRVGIHGRTFSMYKFRSMYDKIDQNKFDETELDVIKRPEDPRVTRVGRFLRRTSLDELPQLMNVIKGDMSLVGPRPELPSRVQTYEWWQFKRFEVPQGMTGWWQINGRANRPMHLHTEDDLYYIQNYSLWLDLRILWQTARVVITGEGAF; this is translated from the coding sequence GTGCTACGAACTCGAATCGAGTACTATCAGCTCATCATTGACATCGTGCTGGCAGTGGCAGCGCTGTACGCATCGTATGTCATCCGGTCGGCGGTGCCATTGGGCCGGCAGACGATTGCTGAGATGCTGGTTGTCCCGCAGCAGCTATATGTGATCGTGTTGGCGATCTGGCTGCTGATGTTTTACCAATACGACGTTTACGTGCGAAAGTTCGGGACGAAGTTCCGTTTTCGCATCCTCAATCTGCTCAGAAGCCATGCGATCGCGAGTTTCCTGTATCTTGGTGTGCTTTATCTGACCTATCGCGATGTTTCGCGCCTACAGTCCTTATACTTCATCGCTATGTTCGCTGCAGGTACGGTCGTTTCACGCGTCGTGATTCGGCTGGTCGAAATCAAGTTCCTCGAACGGGACGACAACCGGTTCCACGTCGTTATCATCGGGACGAACCTGAGCGCGGCCCGGCTGATCGCACGAATTCGGGAAAATCCACGTAACAACCTCAAAGTCGTTGGGATTTTCAGCCTGCGGGATGTCGAACCCCCCAGCGGGGAACTGCTACATGACCTCCTCGGCACAGTTGATGACGTGCCAAAGTTTATCCGGCATCAACACGTTGACGAAGTGATTATCGCCAGCAACTGGTACTCTGAAGTGGTCGCGCAGCAGATCTCGAAAATCATGTATGATCTGCAGCCGTTCCCTGTGGCGATTCGCCTGGCGCCGGACTATTCCGATCTCAGCTATTTCCACGTGGTGACGGAGGATTTCGAGGGTCTGCCGCTGATCGGACTGAGAACTCCGATTTTCTCGCCCTCCCAGCGGCTGCTCAAGCGGTGGCTGGATATCGTCGTCTCGCTGACGATCGTGATTCTAGGATCACCGGTATTTGCTCTGGTTGCCCTGGCAATCCGCTGGGACAGCCGTGGGCCAATTATCCTGCGGCAGCAGCGCGTCGGCATACATGGCCGGACGTTCTCGATGTACAAGTTCCGGTCGATGTACGACAAGATCGACCAGAACAAGTTTGACGAGACCGAGCTTGACGTCATCAAGCGGCCGGAAGATCCGCGCGTGACGCGGGTCGGCCGTTTTCTGAGGCGCACCAGCCTGGACGAACTCCCTCAGCTGATGAACGTGATCAAAGGAGACATGAGTCTGGTCGGACCACGGCCCGAGCTGCCAAGCCGCGTACAGACTTACGAATGGTGGCAGTTCAAGCGTTTTGAAGTCCCGCAGGGCATGACCGGCTGGTGGCAGATCAATGGCCGTGCCAACCGTCCGATGCACCTGCACACCGAAGACGATCTGTATTACATTCAGAACTACTCGCTCTGGCTCGACCTGCGAATTCTATGGCAAACCGCGCGGGTCGTGATTACCGGCGAGGGTGCGTTTTAA
- a CDS encoding pre-peptidase C-terminal domain-containing protein, whose product MRFVTTTALLLALLLLNGCTSEPAAPTATASSNTQVPAPTTVASAECPAIVLQALTAVDSACRETGRNQICYGNVQLSAEFREGSGAISFQQPGDIASLNDVRKIELSPLNASAKQWGVALMQVQANLPDSLPGQNVTFLLFGDVEIENVTEGDIASRGFYFRTGIGDSSCSEAPDSGILIQTPAGVSEVALRMNGVDITLGSTAYLQAQPDRGLRVNVLEGRAAVTAQGETEVVTAGNRTSIPLTADLNPAGPPSSSEPYDGNNLQNLPVNNLQRQISVASVLISSDFVNDSEGWETGSADLAAEYLPANESSDGAVCSANAVLAAPSGWLGDRSDAFNGAISVIAPGNSQAALEVRLEGAGISLMTPLPPRQTRDWLVYSVQLDDSSGWINVSSASPASADDLRTALADITALQVRHIDTEAANPICMDYIQLTAGIVSASVYQRPADFIPTLVAALGPEESFEISIGAVISVDLLPGMGEIESPGSSDIYTFTSEGTQSVYFAAGGESGPLVWSLAAPDGTLLFENSRLWDSNDPGVFALDQPGPYTITVTGEAGSTGTYGFSLSSVGESGTYMIEPDVRVYEDFPASGAGRIETPAANDFYTFTLAEPLELYFSALGEETRAKWSLTAPSGQLLFEDMRLWQGNHPGAFTLEAGTYSLTVAGEGDSVGTYQFAVWIIPPPQTFDVPLGTVVSDGIPQPGMGRIESPGARDIYTLALTEPASVTFSALGEDGRSAWSLAASDGTFLFSDQRLWQGNHPGTFALEPGTYTITVRGDLGDSGTYRFSITPLDTPTSINLDNAKALEVSASIETAGEQQQYVFEARVNQTIFIEIPASEPSTLWVLTDAQGNELFSTYRSGMTTIGPILLEQAGQHTLTVSGYADETGPYEFTIWNVAEPDTFAIAIGDIIARDFMRDGAGQIETPGVQDIYTFSATPGQQIFVEVLEAEFSAYWALVDAEGTQVFGSYRSGGSSFGVLTLERGGLYTLTVSGYLSETGVYRARIWDVPEPDAFSIGLDDTIAAETTGEGAGQIESPGVRDLYTFTAEPGQKIFIQVIESELTLLCQLTDQAGTSLFNSYRNTGSDLGVVTLEAGGTYTLSISGYDKEIGAYRMRTWFVPEPDRYEVQIGDSVAEEVTGVGAGHIETPGVRDIYTFTAEAGQTITIDLTMSPNTLLWELTDPDGTSLLNSYRSGDSLVWNGPLAAAGTYTLAVSGYAGETGIYRFRIVGE is encoded by the coding sequence ATGCGATTCGTCACAACCACTGCCTTACTGCTTGCGCTCCTCCTCCTGAATGGCTGTACATCCGAACCGGCGGCCCCAACTGCCACGGCCTCCAGCAATACGCAGGTTCCCGCGCCGACAACTGTGGCATCAGCGGAGTGCCCGGCCATCGTATTGCAGGCTCTGACGGCGGTCGATAGCGCTTGCCGGGAAACCGGCCGCAATCAGATCTGCTACGGCAACGTACAGCTAAGCGCCGAGTTCCGCGAAGGCAGCGGAGCGATCAGCTTCCAGCAACCAGGCGACATCGCCAGCCTCAACGATGTAAGGAAGATTGAGCTTAGCCCCTTGAATGCTTCCGCCAAACAGTGGGGCGTGGCACTGATGCAGGTGCAAGCCAACCTGCCCGACTCGCTCCCCGGACAAAACGTCACCTTCCTGCTTTTTGGCGATGTTGAGATCGAGAACGTCACCGAAGGCGACATCGCGTCGCGCGGGTTCTACTTCCGCACAGGAATTGGCGACTCGAGCTGCAGTGAAGCGCCGGACAGTGGCATACTCATCCAAACCCCGGCGGGGGTGAGTGAAGTCGCCCTGCGTATGAACGGTGTCGATATCACGCTGGGTTCGACAGCCTACCTGCAGGCGCAGCCGGATCGCGGCTTACGGGTAAATGTCCTCGAAGGCCGGGCGGCAGTCACCGCGCAGGGCGAGACCGAGGTCGTCACCGCGGGAAACCGCACAAGCATTCCGCTGACAGCTGACCTCAATCCCGCCGGGCCACCCAGCTCATCGGAGCCGTATGACGGAAACAACCTGCAGAACCTTCCCGTCAACAATCTTCAGCGCCAGATCAGCGTCGCGTCAGTCCTTATCTCAAGCGACTTCGTAAACGACTCCGAGGGTTGGGAAACTGGCTCTGCGGATCTTGCGGCCGAGTACCTCCCCGCTAATGAGTCATCTGACGGCGCCGTATGCAGCGCAAATGCTGTTTTGGCCGCTCCTTCCGGTTGGCTGGGGGACCGTTCAGACGCGTTCAATGGTGCCATCAGTGTCATCGCGCCGGGGAATTCTCAGGCGGCGCTTGAAGTGCGGCTGGAAGGTGCTGGCATCTCTCTGATGACGCCCTTGCCGCCGCGCCAAACCAGAGACTGGCTGGTTTACTCCGTTCAGTTGGACGACAGCAGCGGTTGGATCAACGTCAGTTCAGCAAGTCCCGCGTCAGCGGACGATCTGCGCACAGCCCTTGCGGACATCACCGCGTTGCAGGTTCGGCACATCGATACCGAGGCCGCTAACCCCATCTGCATGGATTACATTCAGCTCACCGCAGGCATCGTTTCAGCGTCCGTCTATCAACGCCCTGCTGATTTCATCCCAACCCTGGTTGCAGCGCTTGGACCTGAGGAGTCCTTCGAGATCAGTATTGGCGCGGTCATTTCCGTCGATTTGCTGCCCGGAATGGGCGAAATCGAGTCGCCTGGTTCATCTGACATCTACACGTTCACGTCAGAGGGTACACAATCCGTCTATTTCGCTGCGGGCGGCGAATCAGGTCCCCTCGTCTGGTCGCTGGCGGCCCCTGACGGTACTTTGTTGTTCGAGAACAGCCGGCTTTGGGACAGCAATGATCCCGGCGTCTTCGCTTTGGATCAACCAGGCCCCTACACCATCACGGTTACAGGTGAAGCTGGATCAACTGGCACGTACGGGTTCTCTTTGAGCAGCGTCGGTGAATCCGGCACGTATATGATAGAACCAGACGTCCGGGTATATGAGGATTTCCCCGCCTCCGGCGCCGGTCGGATCGAAACCCCCGCCGCCAATGACTTCTATACCTTCACGCTCGCCGAGCCGCTGGAACTCTACTTCTCGGCACTGGGCGAAGAGACCCGCGCAAAGTGGTCCCTGACCGCTCCGAGTGGTCAACTTCTGTTTGAAGACATGCGCTTGTGGCAGGGCAACCATCCGGGCGCATTCACGCTGGAGGCCGGGACTTACTCACTTACCGTTGCTGGGGAAGGCGACAGCGTCGGCACCTACCAATTTGCCGTCTGGATTATTCCGCCGCCGCAGACGTTTGATGTTCCGCTGGGAACCGTCGTGTCCGACGGGATTCCGCAGCCCGGAATGGGCCGGATTGAATCCCCCGGGGCGCGGGACATCTATACCCTTGCGCTCACTGAGCCGGCCAGCGTCACGTTTTCGGCGCTGGGTGAGGACGGACGGTCGGCATGGAGTCTGGCCGCATCGGATGGCACTTTCCTCTTCAGTGACCAGCGTCTCTGGCAGGGTAACCACCCTGGCACGTTCGCGCTTGAACCCGGCACCTATACGATCACTGTGCGGGGTGATCTCGGTGACAGCGGAACATACCGCTTCTCGATAACGCCGTTGGACACCCCGACATCCATCAACCTCGACAATGCCAAAGCCCTTGAGGTCTCAGCCAGTATCGAGACGGCTGGAGAACAACAGCAGTATGTATTCGAGGCACGGGTAAATCAGACGATCTTCATCGAGATTCCCGCCAGCGAGCCGTCTACGCTCTGGGTCCTCACAGATGCGCAGGGTAACGAGCTGTTTAGCACCTACAGAAGCGGCATGACGACCATCGGACCAATACTGCTCGAACAAGCCGGACAACATACGCTAACGGTATCGGGCTACGCAGATGAAACCGGTCCCTATGAATTCACGATCTGGAACGTGGCTGAACCAGACACGTTTGCTATCGCCATCGGCGACATCATCGCTCGCGACTTTATGAGAGATGGAGCCGGCCAGATAGAGACTCCCGGCGTGCAGGATATCTACACGTTTTCTGCGACACCGGGCCAACAAATCTTTGTCGAGGTACTTGAGGCCGAGTTCTCTGCCTATTGGGCGCTGGTTGATGCCGAAGGCACTCAGGTTTTTGGCAGTTACCGCAGCGGCGGCAGCAGCTTCGGTGTACTCACATTGGAACGCGGCGGCCTATACACCCTGACCGTCTCCGGCTATCTGTCCGAAACAGGCGTTTATCGCGCGCGAATCTGGGATGTGCCGGAGCCTGACGCGTTCAGCATCGGGCTTGATGACACGATCGCGGCTGAAACGACGGGTGAGGGCGCCGGCCAGATCGAGTCACCGGGCGTGCGCGATCTCTATACGTTCACGGCCGAGCCGGGGCAGAAGATCTTTATCCAGGTCATCGAGAGTGAGCTGACCCTGCTCTGTCAACTGACAGACCAAGCCGGGACATCGCTCTTCAATAGTTACCGGAACACAGGCAGTGACCTCGGCGTTGTCACACTTGAGGCCGGCGGTACGTACACTCTGAGTATCTCCGGCTACGATAAAGAGATCGGGGCCTACCGTATGCGGACCTGGTTCGTACCTGAACCTGACCGCTATGAGGTTCAGATCGGCGACTCAGTCGCGGAGGAAGTCACGGGGGTCGGCGCGGGGCATATCGAGACACCGGGCGTCCGCGATATCTACACCTTCACTGCCGAAGCCGGCCAGACTATCACCATCGACTTGACGATGAGTCCCAACACGCTGCTTTGGGAATTGACCGATCCTGACGGCACCTCGCTCCTGAATTCGTATCGCAGCGGAGACAGCCTGGTCTGGAATGGGCCGTTGGCCGCCGCAGGAACATACACACTTGCGGTTTCGGGCTACGCGGGTGAAACGGGCATTTACAGGTTCAGGATCGTGGGGGAATAG
- a CDS encoding fucose isomerase — protein sequence MTQPAAITPNEVILVASGDLRLSANQKCWPAQEDMERRIGDAFAKQGWTVRRAHPYDRDLQHGFIWNQRMGMDVFQSIHPDSPLVVAEAVWQYSHHVLAGLRDHRGPILTLANWSGQWPGLVGMLNLNGSLTKMGVKFSTLWSKDFTDDFFVNGLRQWLHDGFITHDTSHVHDWDGTGSPQAIALGKQLASELKHTKAIIGIFDEGCMGMYNAIIDDEMLNPTGIYKERLSQSALVAAMGRISDTEALACRHWLETRGMKFITGTDEATELTDAQILTQFKMYLSAVRIAAAYACDAIGIQYQQGLKDSVPASDLVEGLLNNVERPPVFDEISGDELFAGKALPHFNEVDEGCAVDALVTNRIWAALGYDPATTLHDIRWGEHYTGNGVDDYVWVFLISGAAPASHFIGGYAGATSERQSPMYFRLGGGTLKGISKPGHIVWSRVFVMGGKLHADLGRATVVELPQEETERRWQATSPQWPIMHAVLHGVSRDQMMARHKANHLNVAYAPTSEAANDALVAKAAMFTGMGIEVHLCGVTV from the coding sequence ATGACCCAGCCTGCTGCTATCACCCCTAACGAAGTTATCCTGGTCGCCAGCGGCGATTTGCGCCTATCCGCAAATCAGAAGTGCTGGCCCGCGCAGGAAGACATGGAACGGCGCATTGGTGATGCGTTCGCTAAACAGGGTTGGACCGTCCGCCGCGCCCATCCCTATGATCGCGACCTCCAGCACGGATTTATCTGGAACCAGCGCATGGGAATGGACGTGTTTCAGTCAATCCATCCCGACTCGCCGTTAGTCGTGGCAGAAGCCGTCTGGCAGTACAGCCACCACGTGCTGGCAGGCCTGCGCGATCATCGCGGGCCAATTCTCACGCTGGCAAACTGGAGCGGACAATGGCCCGGTCTGGTCGGAATGCTCAACCTGAATGGGTCGCTGACCAAGATGGGCGTCAAATTCAGCACGCTCTGGAGTAAGGATTTCACCGACGACTTCTTTGTCAATGGACTCCGCCAATGGCTGCACGATGGCTTTATCACGCACGATACCAGCCATGTCCACGACTGGGACGGCACCGGCAGCCCCCAGGCCATTGCGCTCGGCAAACAGCTTGCCAGTGAGCTGAAACACACCAAAGCCATCATCGGCATCTTCGATGAAGGCTGCATGGGCATGTACAACGCCATCATTGACGATGAGATGCTCAACCCAACCGGCATCTATAAGGAACGCCTGAGTCAATCGGCGCTGGTTGCCGCAATGGGGCGCATCTCCGACACCGAAGCCCTCGCCTGTCGGCATTGGCTGGAAACGCGCGGGATGAAATTCATCACCGGCACTGACGAGGCGACCGAATTGACCGATGCTCAAATCCTGACCCAGTTCAAAATGTACCTCTCCGCAGTCCGCATCGCCGCCGCGTATGCATGCGACGCCATTGGGATCCAGTACCAGCAGGGACTGAAGGACAGCGTTCCCGCCTCCGACTTGGTCGAAGGTCTCCTCAATAACGTCGAACGCCCGCCAGTTTTCGACGAGATCAGCGGGGACGAGCTGTTCGCGGGTAAGGCGCTTCCGCACTTTAACGAAGTTGACGAAGGCTGTGCGGTCGACGCGCTGGTGACCAACCGGATTTGGGCGGCCCTCGGTTACGATCCGGCCACCACCCTCCACGATATTCGCTGGGGCGAACACTATACGGGTAACGGCGTCGACGACTATGTCTGGGTCTTTCTGATCTCTGGTGCGGCCCCTGCGTCGCACTTCATCGGCGGTTATGCCGGCGCGACCAGCGAACGCCAGTCGCCAATGTATTTCCGGTTGGGTGGCGGCACGCTCAAGGGGATCAGCAAGCCGGGTCACATCGTCTGGAGCCGCGTGTTCGTCATGGGCGGAAAACTCCATGCCGATCTGGGCCGTGCGACCGTTGTCGAGCTACCGCAGGAGGAAACTGAGCGCCGCTGGCAAGCCACGTCGCCGCAATGGCCGATCATGCACGCCGTGCTTCATGGCGTCAGCCGCGATCAGATGATGGCCCGTCACAAAGCCAACCACTTGAACGTCGCCTATGCCCCGACATCCGAAGCCGCTAATGACGCGCTGGTGGCCAAGGCGGCAATGTTCACCGGCATGGGCATCGAGGTGCATCTCTGTGGTGTTACCGTCTAG